Proteins encoded in a region of the Phoenix dactylifera cultivar Barhee BC4 chromosome 3, palm_55x_up_171113_PBpolish2nd_filt_p, whole genome shotgun sequence genome:
- the LOC103704161 gene encoding protein FIZZY-RELATED 3 isoform X1 — protein sequence MDSRKSTLNLPAGMESSLRLNTIPTHFPSIPKTPSPSKTTYSDRFIPLRSASRLQNFALVEKSSPVKEGGNEAYSRLLRTELFGADSVPCSPAGQGSPMSPSKNLFRFKTDHSAPNSPLSAVISGQDGGGSAEASMPPKVPRKIPKTAYKVLDAPSLHDDFYLNLVDWSSQNVIAVGLGTCVYLWNAATCKVTKLCDLGNRDGVCAVQWTREGSYLAVGTYMGDVQIWDSSRCKQIRTMGGHQTRTGVLAWSSCMLSSGSRDKHILQHDIRVSKDYVSKLVGHRSEVCGLKWSHDDRELASGGNDNQLLVWNQHSQQPVTKFTEHTAAIKAIAWSPHQSGLLASGGGTADRCIRFWNTTNKNMLKCVDSGSQVCNLAWCKNVNELVSTHGYSQNQIMIWKYPSLGKVATLTGHTLRVLYLATSPDGQTIVTGAGDETLRFWNVFPSAKTPVVRDSGVWSLGRTHIR from the exons ATGGATTCAAGGAAATCAACCCTGAATCTTCCAGCTGGTATGGAATCTTCTCTGCGCCTCAACACAATCCCCACCCACTTCCCTTCGATCCCGAAGACACCTTCGCCATCGAAGACGACATACAGCGATCGTTTCATACCGCTGCGGTCGGCGTCAAGGCTTCAGAACTTTGCGCTGGTGGAGAAATCTTCACCGGTCAAGGAAGGGGGAAACGAGGCTTATTCGAGGCTTCTGAGGACCGAGCTCTTTGGAGCCGATTCAGTGCCTTGCTCTCCTGCAGGCCAGGGGTCGCCGATGAGTCCAAGCAAGAATCTGTTCCGGTTCAAGACGGATCACTCGGCCCCCAACTCGCCGCTGTCGGCGGTTATCTCAGGTCAGGATGGGGGAGGATCGGCGGAAGCCTCGATGCCGCCAAAGGTGCCAAGGAAGATACCCAAGACTGCTTACAAG GTTCTGGACGCTCCATCACTTCACGATGATTTTTATCTGAATCTGGTCGATTGGTCCTCGCAGAATGTGATAGCCGTTGGTTTGGGCACTTGTGTCTATCTATGGAACGCGGCCACCTGCAAG GTGACTAAACTATGCGACTTGGGCAACAGAGATGGTGTATGTGCAGTCCAATGGACTAGAGAAGGATCCTATCTCGCAGTTGGAACCTATATGGGAGATGTCCAG ATTTGGGACAGCTCTCGGTGCAAACAGATCCGAACTATGGGCGGCCATCAGACTAGAACAGGAGTTCTGGCATGGAGTTCATGCATGCTGTCTTCTGGAAGTAGAgacaaacatattcttcaacATGATATTCGTGTTTCAAAGGACTATGTCAGCAAGCTTGTTGGCCACAGATCCGAG GTCTGTGGATTGAAATGGTCCCATGATGACCGAGAATTAGCATCAGGTGGAAATGACAATCAG CTATTAGTATGGAACCAGCACTCTCAGCAGCCAGTTACAAAATTTACAGAGCATACAGCAGCTATTAAAGCCATTGCCTGGTCGCCGCATCAGAGCGGCCTTCTCGCATCAGGTGGTGGAACTGCTGATCGGTGCATACGCTTCTGGAATACCACAAACAAAAACATGCTGAAATGTGTGGATTCGGGAAGTCAG GTTTGCAATCTAGCTTGGTGTAAGAATGTCAACGAATTAGTCAGCACTCATGGGTATTCCCAGAACCAAATAATGATATGGAAATATCCATCTTTGGGGAAG GTAGCTACTCTAACTGGTCACACTCTCAGGGTACTCTACCTTGCTACTTCACCTGATGGGCAG ACTATAGTCACTGGAGCTGGTGATGAGACACTAAGATTTTGGAACGTCTTTCCATCTGCAAAAACACCA GTTGTACGTGACTCTGGAGTTTGGTCCTTGGGGCGGACCCACATCAGATGA
- the LOC103704161 gene encoding protein FIZZY-RELATED 3 isoform X2 codes for MDSRKSTLNLPAGMESSLRLNTIPTHFPSIPKTPSPSKTTYSDRFIPLRSASRLQNFALVEKSSPVKEGGNEAYSRLLRTELFGADSVPCSPAGQGSPMSPSKNLFRFKTDHSAPNSPLSAVISGQDGGGSAEASMPPKVPRKIPKTAYKVTKLCDLGNRDGVCAVQWTREGSYLAVGTYMGDVQIWDSSRCKQIRTMGGHQTRTGVLAWSSCMLSSGSRDKHILQHDIRVSKDYVSKLVGHRSEVCGLKWSHDDRELASGGNDNQLLVWNQHSQQPVTKFTEHTAAIKAIAWSPHQSGLLASGGGTADRCIRFWNTTNKNMLKCVDSGSQVCNLAWCKNVNELVSTHGYSQNQIMIWKYPSLGKVATLTGHTLRVLYLATSPDGQTIVTGAGDETLRFWNVFPSAKTPVVRDSGVWSLGRTHIR; via the exons ATGGATTCAAGGAAATCAACCCTGAATCTTCCAGCTGGTATGGAATCTTCTCTGCGCCTCAACACAATCCCCACCCACTTCCCTTCGATCCCGAAGACACCTTCGCCATCGAAGACGACATACAGCGATCGTTTCATACCGCTGCGGTCGGCGTCAAGGCTTCAGAACTTTGCGCTGGTGGAGAAATCTTCACCGGTCAAGGAAGGGGGAAACGAGGCTTATTCGAGGCTTCTGAGGACCGAGCTCTTTGGAGCCGATTCAGTGCCTTGCTCTCCTGCAGGCCAGGGGTCGCCGATGAGTCCAAGCAAGAATCTGTTCCGGTTCAAGACGGATCACTCGGCCCCCAACTCGCCGCTGTCGGCGGTTATCTCAGGTCAGGATGGGGGAGGATCGGCGGAAGCCTCGATGCCGCCAAAGGTGCCAAGGAAGATACCCAAGACTGCTTACAAG GTGACTAAACTATGCGACTTGGGCAACAGAGATGGTGTATGTGCAGTCCAATGGACTAGAGAAGGATCCTATCTCGCAGTTGGAACCTATATGGGAGATGTCCAG ATTTGGGACAGCTCTCGGTGCAAACAGATCCGAACTATGGGCGGCCATCAGACTAGAACAGGAGTTCTGGCATGGAGTTCATGCATGCTGTCTTCTGGAAGTAGAgacaaacatattcttcaacATGATATTCGTGTTTCAAAGGACTATGTCAGCAAGCTTGTTGGCCACAGATCCGAG GTCTGTGGATTGAAATGGTCCCATGATGACCGAGAATTAGCATCAGGTGGAAATGACAATCAG CTATTAGTATGGAACCAGCACTCTCAGCAGCCAGTTACAAAATTTACAGAGCATACAGCAGCTATTAAAGCCATTGCCTGGTCGCCGCATCAGAGCGGCCTTCTCGCATCAGGTGGTGGAACTGCTGATCGGTGCATACGCTTCTGGAATACCACAAACAAAAACATGCTGAAATGTGTGGATTCGGGAAGTCAG GTTTGCAATCTAGCTTGGTGTAAGAATGTCAACGAATTAGTCAGCACTCATGGGTATTCCCAGAACCAAATAATGATATGGAAATATCCATCTTTGGGGAAG GTAGCTACTCTAACTGGTCACACTCTCAGGGTACTCTACCTTGCTACTTCACCTGATGGGCAG ACTATAGTCACTGGAGCTGGTGATGAGACACTAAGATTTTGGAACGTCTTTCCATCTGCAAAAACACCA GTTGTACGTGACTCTGGAGTTTGGTCCTTGGGGCGGACCCACATCAGATGA
- the LOC103704194 gene encoding probable WRKY transcription factor 49, whose translation MEEVDESEASWFDGSVEELIHELLDDESPLFVPPEVPESQEAASQKSVINKLISSVYSGPTIRDIQSALSMSFQHGRSGSQAVISFPEGGSGKMESKYTLRIKSCGNGLADDGYKWRKYGQKSIKNNPNPRSYYRCSNPRCNAKKQVERSIEDPEMLIITYEGLHLHYAYSHFLFPQRQGNSATSLPAPKKPKVQQAQDLENPKVRPTKPEASTTTQQQQQQQLVITGEKSSQGRLLGDAPPSRVLREEGIPADDNAQCPQGLLEDIVPLLVRNPCNSTTSAYDPQTSSQATSLHYPSSHSWPPDSAHLDVGILSNMI comes from the exons ATGGAGGAAGTAGATGAATCAGAAGCCAGTTGGTTTGATGGGTCAGTAGAGGAGCTCATCCATGAGCTCCTTGACGACGAGTCCCCCCTCTTCGTCCCACCTGAGGTCCCAGAATCTCAAGAAGCTGCTTCTCAAAAATCTGTCATTAACAAGCTCATCTCATCTGTCTACTCTGGCCCTACAATTCGAGACATCCAGAGTGCGCTGTCCATGAGCTTTCAACATGGTCGCAGTGGTTCTCAAGCTGT GATTTCGTTCCCAGAGGGAGGGTCAGGTAAAATGGAGAGTAAGTATACACTGAGGATCAAGAGCTGTGGGAATGGACTTGCAGATGATGGCTATAAGTGGAGGAAGTATGGTCAGAAATCTatcaagaacaacccaaacccaAG GAGTTACTACAGGTGCTCCAACCCTCGCTGCAACGCCAAGAAGCAAGTAGAGAGATCCATAGAAGATCCAGAGATGCTGATCATCACCTACGAAGGCCTCCACCTCCACTATGCCTACTCCCATTTCTTGTTTCCCCAACGACAAGGCAACTCTGCAACGAGTCTTCCTGCGCCCAAGAAACCCAAGGTCCAACAGGCACAAGATCTTGAGAACCCAAAGGTGAGACCTACAAAGCCGGAAGCATCAACCACgacgcagcagcagcagcagcagcagcttgTGATTACTGGTGAGAAGAGCTCTCAAGGAAGGCTCCTTGGAGATGCTCCACCCAGCCGAGTACTCAGAGAAGAAGGGATACCAGCCGACGACAATGCGCAGTGCCCACAAGGGCTGCTGGAAGACATCGTGCCCTTGCTGGTTAGGAATCCCTGCAACTCTACCACCTCAGCATATGATCCTCAGACTTCCTCTCAGGCAACTTCTCTTCACTACCCGTCATCCCACTCTTGGCCTCCCGACTCAGCTCATCTTGACGTAGGTATACTTTCTAACATGATTTGA